A genomic region of Serinus canaria isolate serCan28SL12 chromosome 1A, serCan2020, whole genome shotgun sequence contains the following coding sequences:
- the MDM2 gene encoding E3 ubiquitin-protein ligase Mdm2 — translation MCNTKMSSLTDASSVTASEQEALVKPKPLLLKLLKLAGAEKDTFTMKEVIFYIGQYIMSKQLYDEKQQHIVHCANDLLGDLFGVTSFSVKEHRRLYSMISRNLIAINQQGSAIGDTPEDDATSQLEQENVIKESRQELEESQTSSSVTSRPTTSSRRRTHSESEKSSSDDLHSDRRKRHKSENISVTFDESLSWCVVSGLCRERSNSSDSTDSLSIPDLDASSLSENSDWFDHGSVSDQFSVEFEVESIYSEDYSHNEEGQELSDDDDEVYQLTIYQDEDSDADSFDEDPEISLADYWKCPECSEMNPPLPRHCHRCWALREDWLPDEKREKLEKSKLEASFPAESGEGFDVPDCKKTKMTEDKEPAVDENEDKAVQLSESQESEGYSQPSTSSSMFCSSQEDLKEPEKREMQDKEESMESSLPVTSIEPCVICQSRPKNGCIVHGKTGHLMSCFTCAKKLKKRNKPCPVCRQPIQMIVLTYFS, via the exons ATGTGCAATACCAAGATGTCCTCCCTTACGGATGCCTCCTCTGTCACCGCTTCGGAGCAAGAGGCGCTG GTGAAACCAAAGCCACTATTGTTAAAATTGTTAAAGTTAGCTGGTGCTGAAAAGGACACTTTTACTATGAAGGAG gTAATATTCTATATTGGACAATATATTATGTCTAAGCAATTATATGATGAAAAACAGCAGCATATTGTACACTGTGCAAATGATCTCCTGGGGGATTTATTTGGAGTAACAAGCTTTTCAGTAAAAGAACACAG GAGACTATATTCAATGATTTCCAGAAATCTGATAGCAATCAATCAACAAG gTTCTGCCATTGGCGACACACCTGAGGATGATGCCACATCTCAGCTTGaacaagaaaatgttattaag gaaTCTAGGCAAGAGTTAGAAGAGAGCCAGACTTCATCAAGCGTGACTTCCCGACCAACTACATCTTCTAGGAGAAGGACACACAGTGAATCTG AAAAAAGTTCTTCAGATGATCTGCACAGTGACAGAAGAAAGCGACACAAGTCAGAGAACATTTCGGTGACATTTGATGAAAGTCTCTCATGGTGTGTAGTCAGTGGTCTGTGCCGTGAAAGAAGCAATAGCAGTGATTCAACGGATTCTCTTTCCATCCCT gaTCTTGATGCTAGTTCATTAAGCGAAAACTCGGATTGGTTTGACCACGGTTCTGTATCAGACCAGTTCAGTGTGGAGTTTGAAGTTGAGTCTATTTATTCAGAAGATTATAGCCATAATGAAGAAGGGCAGGAGCTctctgatgatgatgatgag GTTTATCAGCTGACTATTTACCAGGACGAAGATAGTGATGCTGATTCATTTGATGAAGATCCAGAGATTTCTCTAGCT GATTATTGGAAGTGTCCCGAATGCAGTGAAATGAATCCTCCGCTTCCACGACATTGCCACAGATGCTGGGCCCTTCGTGAGGATTGGCTTCCagatgaaaagagagagaaactggAAAAGAGCAAATTAGAAGCCTCCTTTCCTGCAGAGTCTGGAGAAGGTTTTGATGTTCCTGactgcaagaaaacaaaaatgactGAAGATAAAGAACCGGCTGTGGATGAGAATGAGGATAAAGCAGTACAGCTTTCTGAGTCCCAGGAAAGTGAAGGTTATTCCCAGCCATCAACATCAAGCAGCATGTTCTGTAGTAGTCAGGAGGACTTAAAGGAACCTGAGAAGAGAGAAATGCAAGACAAGGAGGAAAGCATGGAATCCAGTCTGCCTGTTACCAGCATAGAGCCCTGTGTCATATGTCAGAGCAGACCTAAAAATGGCTGCATAGTACATGGCAAAACGGGACACCTCATGTCATGTTTTACCTGTGCAAAGAAGCTCAAGAAGAGGAACAAACCCTGCCCAGTGTGCAGGCAGCCCATACAAATGATTGTACTAACTTATTTTAGTTAG
- the CPM gene encoding carboxypeptidase M isoform X2, with product MPPTPPSPTCTASGGRWKTVGREILLHLIDFLVTSYGRDPVITRLLNNTRVHIMPSMNPDGFEATKVPDCYYTRGRYNRNGEDLNRNFPDAFENNSAKIQPETRAVMDWIKNETFVLSANLHGGALVASYTFDNGNPVTGSLKGYSRSPDDDVFIHLAKTYSSNHASMYKGMGCDNRQTFPEGITNGYSWYQLEGGMQDYNYVWGQCFEITLELSCCKYPPEDQLGKFWRDNKVALIEYIKQVHLGVKGQVTDKNGNPIPNAIVEAKGRPHVCPYRTNEQGEYFLLLLPGTYVINATVPGFKSMLKTVEIPDNTGNFSALKQDFSFPEVSAKISSRVASCPKTPLYQELTRASAAVKPTIHVLALMTIMLAIFK from the exons ACTGTTGGGAGAGAAATCCTGCTCCATTTGATCGATTTCCTGGTGACCAGCTATGGACGTGACCCAGTCATTACCCGCTTGCTCAATAACACCCGGGTTCATATCATGCCATCCATGAATCCTGATGGATTTGAAGCTACAAAAGTGCCTGATTGTTATTACACACGAGGAAG GTACAACAGGAATGGAGAAGATCTGAACAGAAATTTTCCCGATGCCTTTGAAAACAACAGCGCCAAGATTCAGCCAGAGACTCGAGCAGTAATGGACTGGATAAAAAATGAAACGTTTGTTCTCTCAGCAAACTTGCATGGGGGTGCCCTGGTTGCCAGTTACACCTTTGATAATGGTAACCCAG TTACTGGCTCTTTGAAAGGCTACAGCAGATCTCCAGATGATGATGTCTTTATTCACCTGGCAAAAACCTATTCTTCCAACCATGCCAGCATGTACAAAGGGATGGGGTGTGACAACAGGCAAACCTTCCCAGAAGGCATTACCAACGGGTACTCTTGGTACCAGCTGGAAG GTGGAATGCAAGATTACAACTATGTCTGGGGACAGTGTTTTGAAATTACACTGGAGCTGTCATGCTGTAAATATCCTCCAGAAGACCAGCTGGGAAAGTTCTGGAGAGACAACAAAGTTGCTCTGATCGAATATATCAAACAAGTACACCTAG GTGTCAAAGGCCAAGTTACTGATAAGAATGGGAATCCTATTCCAAATGCCATTGTGGAGGCCAAAGGAAGGCCACATGTCTGCCCCTACAGAACAAATGAACAAGGGGAGtactttcttctccttttgccTGGGACATACGTGATCAAT GCTACCGTACCAGGATTTAAATCCATGCTGAAGACAGTGGAAATACCTGACAACACTGGAAACTTCAGTGCTTTGAAGCAGGATTTCTCTTTCCCAGAGGTCTCAGCTAAGATCAGCTCAAGAGTTGCTTCATGTCCCAAAACTCCCCTCTACCAAGAGCTCACACGGGCTTCAGCTGCAGTAAAACCAACCATACATGTCTTGGCTTTAATGACCATTATGCTTGCAATTTTCAAATAA